CCACCCAATACTCTATCAAACTCATTAATTCCGATAGGAATACGATTAGATCTACTTACTTCTATTTCTGATAGAATTTTTATTTCATCTATGTTAGTACTTGCTTTCTTATATAAACTATCATTAGCATAAGAAGTGGAAAATGAGTTCCAAGAGTCACAACCAGGACATTTACCAAGCCATTTATGTGCGATATATTCACATTTTAAACATCTATAATTAGATTTAGACATATTATTAATAAGTTAACTAGTAACTTGTAATTTTAGATAAATAAAGATATAGAGGGAGCCACTTAATTCATAAGGAAATACTTTGCTAATGAACTGGGATAGATTTAAAATAAAAAATAAATTTATAATTGATCCTATAACTATTAAATAAACAAAATGACACCCTATGAATATTGCAAAAAAGAATTTGCTCCTGCCGGATCAAATATGTATTATTCTACTATTTTATTGCCAAAAAAACAGGAAAGAACTCTGATTTCAATATATGCTATACATAAAACAATTGAGAACATATTGTCAGATTGCCATACAACGACAGTAGCTTATTCAAAGATTGCATGGTGGAAAAATCAAATTCATAGCATGCTAAAAGAATCATCTGATCATCCAATAATTAAAGAATTATCTATGCATATCAAGGAATATCCATTTATTTGCGATGAATTAAGTGATTTTATACATAAAATAGAAAGTATTCTAGAAAAAAAAATTTTTTATAAATGGGAGGATTTATATAATAACTACTGGACAACTAATAGGATAATATGCAAATTTTTTAACAAAGTATTCTTGAATGATGATGATAATACTACTATTTATAATGAGAAGATAGGAGTAGCTATGCAACTTACAAATTCAATACAAAACATATATATAAATGCAAAAAATGGGATTATATTCTTGCCATATGAAGAGTTAAATCAATTTGGATTGAGGACAAAAGACGTAAATGATAGCAAAAATTCAGAAAACCTAAAACAATTAATAGAGCTTCAAATAAATAGAGCAAAGAATCTATATCGAGAAGCTATCTCTAATATTAATTCATCCAATTATAAGAAATATAGAGAAAGTTTCACAATGGCTGCCATAAATTACGCTATACTAGAAAAAATAGAATCAAGCAAAATAAACATTTCCAAGGAAAAAATATCCATAACCCCAATAAAAAAATTATGGATATCATGGAGAACACTAAAAAGCAATGGCAATAACTTTATAAAAAAATTATTGCCATATAATATGTAAATATTCCCATACTAACTATTAATTTTAAATCTAAATTTACTATCGGAATAATCTATATTAATAATATCATTATCAGAAACTTTGCCCTCTAAAATTAATCTAGACAAAGGATTTTCAATATAATTTTGAATTGTTCGTCTAAGAGGTCTAGCTCCAAATACAACATCAAAACCGTTCTTTGCCAACATTAAAATAGCATCTTCTGCTATATCTATGTATATGTTCTTTTGCTTCAAACGATCTTTCAATTGATCTATTTGTATCCTTACGATAGAATTCATTTGCTCTAGCTTTAAACTATGAAAGAAAACAATCTCATCTATACGATTAAGAAATTCAGGCCTTAATGTTGCTTTTAACTCTTCCATTATAACATCACGAATCTCATTATATGTACT
The genomic region above belongs to Candidatus Kinetoplastibacterium blastocrithidii (ex Strigomonas culicis) and contains:
- a CDS encoding squalene/phytoene synthase family protein encodes the protein MTPYEYCKKEFAPAGSNMYYSTILLPKKQERTLISIYAIHKTIENILSDCHTTTVAYSKIAWWKNQIHSMLKESSDHPIIKELSMHIKEYPFICDELSDFIHKIESILEKKIFYKWEDLYNNYWTTNRIICKFFNKVFLNDDDNTTIYNEKIGVAMQLTNSIQNIYINAKNGIIFLPYEELNQFGLRTKDVNDSKNSENLKQLIELQINRAKNLYREAISNINSSNYKKYRESFTMAAINYAILEKIESSKINISKEKISITPIKKLWISWRTLKSNGNNFIKKLLPYNM